A DNA window from Pseudomonas sp. B21-056 contains the following coding sequences:
- a CDS encoding extensin family protein, whose amino-acid sequence MRIAKKLTLLVVLIVGALVLGVWRGWLPVPPAWNPWAPLDVNAPPNLLTRYKLMALRNDPQLCEQALATSGLRVAHQADSNPAASCPLTNVLRVQSGEVALSSSFLASCSLAVAFALFERHALQPAAQAAYGQKVARVDHLGSFACRNMYGRENGARSQHATANALDIAGFRLADGRTISVLRDWPKDNADAGFLRQVRDGACDMFSVVLSPDYNAAHRNHFHLDVGPWWVCR is encoded by the coding sequence GTGAGGATTGCGAAAAAACTGACGTTGCTGGTGGTGCTGATCGTTGGCGCCTTGGTTCTGGGGGTGTGGCGGGGCTGGTTGCCGGTGCCGCCCGCATGGAATCCCTGGGCGCCCCTGGACGTCAATGCGCCGCCGAACCTGCTGACCCGCTACAAGCTCATGGCCCTGCGCAATGACCCGCAACTGTGTGAGCAGGCCCTTGCCACCTCGGGGCTGCGGGTTGCCCACCAGGCCGACAGCAACCCTGCTGCCAGTTGCCCGCTGACCAATGTGCTGCGGGTGCAGAGCGGCGAAGTGGCGCTGAGCAGCAGCTTCCTTGCCAGTTGCTCCCTGGCGGTGGCGTTCGCCCTGTTCGAGCGTCATGCGCTGCAACCAGCGGCACAAGCGGCCTACGGGCAGAAAGTGGCGCGGGTCGATCACCTCGGCAGTTTCGCCTGTCGCAACATGTACGGTCGTGAAAACGGTGCGCGCAGCCAGCACGCCACGGCCAATGCCCTGGACATCGCCGGGTTTCGCCTGGCCGATGGCCGCACGATCAGCGTCCTCCGGGACTGGCCGAAGGACAACGCCGATGCGGGTTTCCTGCGGCAGGTACGCGACGGTGCCTGTGACATGTTCAGTGTGGTCTTGAGCCCGGACTACAACGCGGCACACCGCAACCATTTCCATCTGGATGTGGGGCCATGGTGGGTCTGCCGGTGA
- a CDS encoding TetR/AcrR family transcriptional regulator, protein MSNNLLPPSGPGRPKDLVKRQAILDAAKRLFMDLGYANTSMDNVATEAGVSKLTVYSHFNDKETLFSAAVIAKCEEQVPPLFFEWPEGVSIEHVLLNIARGFQQLVSSEESVNLHRVIMALGSQDPMLSTIFYQAGPERMLSGMERLLAKVNQNGALCIDKPRHAAEHFFCLIKGAANFRLLYGCGAPLEAEAAEEHVQEVVGLFMRAYRP, encoded by the coding sequence ATGTCGAACAATCTTTTACCCCCCAGCGGACCTGGCCGTCCGAAGGATCTGGTCAAACGCCAGGCCATTCTCGACGCCGCCAAACGGCTGTTCATGGACTTGGGTTATGCCAATACCAGCATGGATAACGTCGCCACCGAAGCGGGCGTGTCGAAGCTGACGGTCTACAGCCATTTCAACGACAAGGAAACGCTGTTTTCCGCCGCGGTGATCGCCAAATGCGAAGAGCAGGTACCGCCGTTGTTCTTCGAGTGGCCTGAGGGCGTGTCGATTGAACATGTGCTGTTGAACATTGCCCGGGGCTTTCAGCAATTGGTCAGCAGCGAAGAGTCGGTGAACCTGCATCGGGTGATCATGGCCCTGGGCAGCCAGGACCCTATGCTTTCGACGATTTTCTACCAGGCCGGCCCCGAGCGGATGCTCTCAGGCATGGAGCGGTTGTTGGCCAAGGTCAACCAGAACGGCGCCCTGTGCATCGACAAACCCCGCCATGCGGCGGAGCACTTCTTCTGCCTGATCAAGGGCGCGGCGAATTTCCGCTTGCTGTATGGCTGCGGCGCGCCGTTGGAGGCTGAGGCGGCCGAGGAACATGTGCAGGAGGTGGTGGGGTTGTTCATGCGGGCCTACAGGCCTTAG
- a CDS encoding DUF72 domain-containing protein yields MALPYYLGCPSWSENAWRDYLYPQDARSADFLSLYSQVFNAVEGNTTFYASPPAAIVQRWADTMPTHFRFTAKFPGEISHNGDLREHQTAVDTFLQLLSPLGERVSPFWLQLSKAFTPNRLPELAGFIDALQRPLAVEVRHDEFFAKGDAERRLNRLLLDRGVERICLDPRALFSCTSTDPAVLHAQSKKPRVPPRPAAFTQCPQVRFIGHPVLEANEPFLTPWVEKIATWIEEGRTPYIFLHTADNLLAAKLALRFHHRLMQRLPGLPALPELYREPAAEQLGLL; encoded by the coding sequence ATGGCGTTGCCTTACTACCTCGGCTGCCCCTCCTGGAGCGAAAACGCCTGGCGTGATTATCTCTATCCCCAGGACGCCAGAAGCGCCGATTTCCTGAGTCTCTATTCCCAGGTATTCAACGCCGTGGAAGGCAACACGACCTTCTACGCGAGCCCTCCTGCGGCCATCGTGCAGCGCTGGGCCGACACCATGCCCACGCACTTTCGCTTCACCGCCAAGTTCCCCGGCGAGATCAGCCACAACGGCGATCTGCGCGAGCACCAGACGGCCGTCGACACCTTCCTGCAACTGCTCAGCCCTTTGGGTGAGCGGGTTTCGCCGTTCTGGCTGCAGCTGTCCAAAGCGTTCACACCGAATCGATTGCCGGAATTGGCGGGGTTCATCGATGCCTTGCAGCGCCCGTTGGCGGTGGAGGTCCGTCACGATGAGTTCTTTGCCAAGGGCGATGCCGAGCGGCGGCTCAATCGCTTGTTGCTCGATCGCGGTGTCGAGCGTATCTGCCTTGATCCCCGGGCGCTGTTCAGTTGCACCTCCACCGATCCTGCCGTGCTCCATGCACAATCGAAAAAGCCGCGAGTACCACCCCGGCCGGCGGCTTTTACCCAATGCCCGCAGGTGCGCTTCATCGGTCATCCGGTGCTGGAGGCCAACGAGCCGTTCCTGACGCCCTGGGTGGAGAAAATCGCCACCTGGATCGAGGAAGGGCGCACGCCCTACATCTTCCTGCACACCGCCGACAACCTGCTGGCGGCGAAGCTGGCGCTGCGTTTTCATCATCGCTTGATGCAGCGATTGCCTGGCTTGCCGGCCCTGCCTGAGTTATACAGAGAGCCCGCCGCCGAGCAACTGGGTTTGCTCTGA
- a CDS encoding energy transducer TonB, translated as MSDIHSTSIGVISRYGDYSLRNTQALSGVSHLWQDFFARALADQLGENAPAPGSYQPVALDEAVEPTLGAELLDHIVSQRTCDVTQTQVKPPEPLFLPIAEFELDLLDKPFPPFPPEEISAQQKQQNFESNWVRPIVLAAGQALPEPGPAPQPRPLHLPIAELELDLLDKPFPPFPEEEIVAQQKALDFDTRWARPIVLQNLRIAA; from the coding sequence ATGTCAGACATTCATTCCACATCGATAGGCGTTATCTCCCGTTACGGTGATTACAGCCTGCGCAACACCCAGGCCCTGAGCGGCGTCAGTCACCTGTGGCAAGATTTTTTTGCCCGGGCCCTGGCCGATCAACTGGGTGAAAACGCACCAGCGCCTGGCAGTTACCAGCCCGTCGCCCTCGATGAGGCCGTTGAACCGACCCTCGGCGCCGAACTGCTGGACCACATCGTCAGCCAGCGCACCTGCGACGTGACGCAAACCCAGGTCAAACCGCCTGAGCCGCTGTTCCTGCCCATCGCCGAATTCGAACTGGACCTGCTGGACAAGCCGTTCCCACCCTTCCCGCCGGAAGAAATCAGCGCCCAGCAAAAACAACAGAACTTCGAGAGCAACTGGGTTCGCCCCATTGTCCTCGCCGCCGGCCAAGCGCTGCCGGAGCCCGGCCCGGCGCCGCAACCGCGCCCGTTGCACCTGCCGATTGCCGAGCTCGAACTCGATCTGCTGGACAAGCCTTTCCCGCCGTTCCCGGAAGAAGAGATCGTTGCCCAGCAGAAAGCCCTGGACTTCGACACCCGCTGGGCACGCCCGATCGTACTGCAGAACCTGCGCATCGCCGCCTGA
- a CDS encoding efflux RND transporter permease subunit gives MGFNLSEWALRNRQIVLFLMLLLAIVGALSYTKLGQSEDPPFTFKAMIISTNWPGATAEEVSRQVTERIEKKLMETGDYEKIVSFSRPGESQVTFAARDSMHSAQIPELWYQIRKKINDIRHTLPQGVQGPFFNDEFGTTFGNIYALTGDGFDYGVLKDYADRVQIQLQRVKDVGKVDLLGLQDEKIWIELSNVKLATLGLPLSAVQQALEKQNAVSTAGFFETGSERLQLRVSGNFQTVEEIRNFPIRVADRTFRIDDVADVRRGFNDPPAPRMRFMGEDAIGLAVAMKEGGDILILGKALETEFARIQNNLPAGMQLRKVSDQPAAVKTGVGEFVQVLVEALTIVLLVSFFSLGLRTGMVVALAIPLVLAMTFAAMYYLGIGLHKISLGALVLALGLLVDDAIIAVEMMAIKMEQGFDRIKAASYAWTSTAFPMLTGTLITAAGFLPIATAQSGTGEYTRSIFQVVTLALLASWVAAVVFVPYLGEKLLPDLAKIHAAKHGTGDGQPDPYGTPFYQRVRRLVEWCVRRRKTVIALTVLLFIGSVMLFRFVPQQFFPASGRLELMVDLKLEEGASLSNTAEQVKRLEAMLKDHPGIDNYVAYVGTGSPRFYLPLDQQLPAPSFAQFVVLAKTIEDREPLRSWLISTLNEQFPTMRSRVTRLENGPPVGYPVQFRVTGEHIEEVRALARKVATKVRENPYVTNVHLDWEEPSKVVYLNVDQERARALGVSTADLSKFLQSSLIGSSVSQYREDNELIEILLRGTVHERTELTLLPSLAVPTENGQSVALSQIATLEYGFEEGVIWHRNRLPSVTVRADIYGKEQPASLVQQIFPTLDPIRAELPDGYLLEVGGTVEDSTRGQKSVNAGVPLFIVVVLTLLMVQLRSFSRTAMVFLTAPLGLIGVTLFLLVFRQPFGFVAMLGTIALSGMIMRNSVILVDQIEQDIEAGLTPWQAIIEATVRRFRPIVLTALAAVLAMIPLSRSLFFGPMAVAIMGGLIVATALTLLFLPALYAAWFRVKKT, from the coding sequence ATGGGTTTCAATCTTTCCGAATGGGCGTTGCGTAACCGCCAGATCGTACTGTTCCTGATGCTGTTGCTGGCTATTGTCGGCGCGCTTTCCTACACCAAGCTGGGTCAGAGTGAAGACCCGCCGTTCACCTTCAAGGCCATGATCATCAGCACCAACTGGCCGGGGGCCACGGCCGAGGAAGTGTCGCGCCAGGTCACCGAACGCATCGAAAAGAAGCTGATGGAAACCGGCGACTACGAGAAAATCGTCTCGTTTTCCCGTCCGGGCGAGTCCCAGGTGACCTTCGCGGCCCGGGACTCCATGCATTCGGCGCAGATCCCCGAGCTGTGGTACCAGATCCGCAAGAAGATCAACGACATCCGCCATACCTTGCCCCAGGGTGTCCAGGGGCCGTTCTTCAACGATGAGTTCGGGACCACCTTCGGCAACATCTATGCCCTGACCGGCGACGGCTTCGACTACGGCGTGCTCAAGGATTACGCCGACCGTGTCCAGATCCAGCTGCAACGGGTCAAGGATGTGGGCAAGGTTGATTTGCTCGGTCTGCAGGACGAGAAAATCTGGATTGAGCTGTCGAACGTCAAGCTGGCGACCCTTGGCCTGCCCTTGTCGGCGGTCCAGCAGGCCCTGGAAAAGCAGAACGCAGTCTCGACCGCAGGCTTCTTCGAGACCGGCAGCGAGCGTTTGCAGCTACGGGTATCGGGGAATTTTCAGACGGTAGAAGAGATCCGTAATTTCCCGATCCGGGTCGCCGATCGCACCTTCCGTATCGACGATGTGGCAGACGTGCGTCGTGGGTTCAACGACCCACCCGCGCCACGCATGCGCTTCATGGGCGAGGATGCCATCGGCCTGGCCGTGGCGATGAAGGAGGGCGGTGACATCCTGATCCTGGGCAAGGCGCTGGAAACCGAGTTTGCCCGGATCCAGAACAACCTGCCGGCCGGCATGCAGTTGCGCAAGGTGTCGGACCAGCCTGCTGCGGTGAAGACCGGCGTCGGTGAGTTCGTTCAGGTGCTGGTGGAAGCGCTGACGATCGTCTTGCTGGTGAGCTTCTTTTCCCTGGGGCTGCGCACCGGGATGGTGGTCGCCCTGGCGATTCCGCTGGTGCTGGCGATGACTTTCGCGGCGATGTATTACCTGGGGATCGGCCTGCACAAGATTTCCCTCGGTGCGCTGGTGCTGGCGCTCGGGTTGCTGGTGGATGACGCGATCATTGCGGTGGAGATGATGGCGATCAAGATGGAGCAGGGCTTCGACCGGATCAAGGCCGCCAGCTATGCCTGGACCAGCACGGCGTTCCCGATGCTCACCGGTACGCTGATCACGGCGGCGGGGTTCCTGCCGATCGCCACGGCGCAATCGGGCACCGGCGAATATACCCGCTCGATTTTCCAGGTGGTGACCCTCGCGTTGCTGGCGTCCTGGGTGGCTGCGGTGGTGTTCGTGCCTTATCTGGGGGAAAAACTCCTGCCGGACCTGGCGAAAATTCATGCGGCCAAGCACGGCACCGGTGACGGTCAACCCGACCCTTACGGCACGCCGTTCTACCAGCGGGTCCGGCGATTGGTGGAGTGGTGCGTGCGGCGGCGCAAAACCGTTATCGCCTTGACCGTGCTGTTGTTCATCGGCTCGGTGATGCTGTTCCGTTTTGTCCCGCAGCAGTTCTTCCCGGCGTCGGGTCGGCTGGAGTTGATGGTCGACCTGAAACTGGAGGAGGGCGCCTCCCTGAGTAACACCGCCGAACAGGTCAAGCGCCTCGAGGCGATGCTCAAGGATCACCCGGGCATCGACAACTACGTGGCCTATGTCGGCACCGGCTCACCGCGTTTCTACCTGCCGCTGGATCAACAACTGCCGGCACCGAGCTTCGCCCAGTTCGTGGTGCTGGCCAAGACCATCGAAGACCGCGAGCCTCTGCGCAGCTGGCTGATCAGTACCCTGAACGAACAGTTTCCGACTATGCGCTCCCGGGTCACGCGCCTGGAAAACGGTCCACCCGTGGGTTACCCGGTGCAGTTCCGGGTGACCGGCGAACACATTGAAGAAGTTCGAGCCCTGGCGCGGAAAGTCGCGACGAAGGTTCGCGAAAATCCCTACGTAACGAACGTGCACCTGGATTGGGAGGAACCGAGCAAAGTCGTGTACCTGAATGTCGACCAGGAGCGCGCCCGGGCCTTGGGCGTAAGCACGGCTGACCTGTCGAAGTTCCTGCAAAGCTCCCTGATCGGCTCCAGTGTCAGCCAGTACCGCGAGGACAACGAACTGATCGAGATTCTGCTGCGTGGCACGGTCCACGAGCGCACCGAGCTGACGTTGCTGCCGAGCCTGGCGGTGCCCACCGAGAACGGCCAAAGTGTTGCGCTGTCGCAGATCGCGACGCTGGAATACGGCTTTGAAGAGGGTGTGATCTGGCATCGCAATCGCCTGCCGAGCGTGACGGTGCGGGCCGATATCTATGGCAAGGAGCAACCGGCGTCCCTGGTGCAGCAGATCTTCCCGACCCTGGACCCGATTCGCGCAGAATTGCCGGACGGTTATCTGCTGGAGGTCGGTGGCACGGTCGAGGATTCGACCCGAGGGCAGAAGTCGGTGAATGCCGGGGTACCGTTGTTCATCGTGGTAGTGCTGACCCTGCTGATGGTGCAACTGCGCAGTTTCTCACGCACGGCCATGGTATTTCTGACGGCGCCTTTGGGGCTGATCGGCGTCACGCTGTTCCTGCTGGTATTCCGCCAGCCGTTCGGTTTCGTCGCCATGCTGGGCACCATCGCCCTGTCGGGGATGATCATGCGCAACTCGGTGATCCTGGTGGACCAGATCGAACAGGACATCGAGGCCGGGCTGACACCGTGGCAGGCAATCATC
- a CDS encoding isocitrate lyase/PEP mutase family protein → MDAQNRRAQVFKALHEREEAFVIPNPWDAGSAKMLASLGFEALATTSAGHAFSLGRPDGALGLEDTLANVRAIVAATDLPVAVDFENGFADAPEECARNLLRAAEAGAVGGSIEDATGREDSPIYCFEHAVARVKAAAEAVRSLPYPFLLTARAENFLHGNPDLDDTIRRLKAFADAGADVLYAPGLSTAEQVLAVVQAVAPKPVNVLMSGALDLTLAQLSELGARRISVGSALALAAYGEFMRAAGEIREQGTFTFTRRSMTFKQVNQLFKG, encoded by the coding sequence ATGGATGCGCAAAACCGTCGGGCCCAGGTGTTCAAAGCCTTGCACGAACGCGAAGAGGCTTTTGTCATTCCCAACCCGTGGGACGCCGGTTCCGCGAAGATGTTGGCCAGCCTGGGGTTCGAGGCCTTGGCCACCACCAGCGCCGGTCACGCGTTTTCCCTGGGGCGCCCGGACGGCGCGCTGGGGCTGGAAGACACCCTGGCCAATGTCCGGGCGATCGTGGCCGCCACTGACCTGCCGGTAGCGGTCGACTTCGAAAACGGTTTCGCCGACGCACCCGAAGAGTGCGCCCGCAACCTGCTGCGCGCGGCAGAAGCCGGCGCGGTCGGCGGGTCCATCGAAGATGCCACGGGACGCGAAGACAGCCCGATCTATTGCTTCGAGCACGCCGTGGCACGGGTCAAGGCGGCGGCCGAAGCTGTGCGCAGTCTGCCTTACCCCTTCCTGCTGACCGCCCGGGCGGAAAACTTCCTGCACGGCAATCCCGATCTCGATGACACGATCCGTCGCCTGAAAGCGTTCGCCGACGCCGGTGCCGACGTGCTCTATGCCCCAGGGTTGAGTACCGCCGAGCAAGTGCTCGCGGTGGTGCAGGCCGTGGCGCCGAAACCGGTGAACGTGCTGATGTCCGGGGCGCTGGACCTGACACTCGCGCAGTTGAGCGAGTTGGGCGCCAGGCGCATCAGCGTCGGCTCGGCGCTGGCCTTGGCCGCATATGGCGAGTTCATGCGCGCCGCCGGGGAAATTCGCGAGCAGGGCACGTTCACCTTTACCCGTCGCTCGATGACGTTCAAGCAGGTCAACCAGTTGTTCAAGGGTTGA
- a CDS encoding efflux RND transporter periplasmic adaptor subunit — protein MFRYALPLAVPVSLAFLLSACGHDEPVPVAVRPAMVVKPEPSAQATDSYPGEVRARFEPDLAFRIGGKVSRRLVEEGQRVKANQPLAELDPQDVRLQLEATRAQVAAAEANLNLVRAERDRYKTLLDRQMVSRSQYDNAENLYRSGAARLKQIQAEFDVSSNQASYSVLRAPQDGVVARRSVEVGQVVQAGQTVFTLATDGEREVLISLPEQSFGRFKIGQPVSVELWSQPGQRFSGHIRELSPAADPKSRTFAARVAFAAGSVPAELGQSARVFIQTVDKVPLSVPLSALTAENGATYVWVVNANNTLKKVPVRVGAFGEKTVPVLEGLSANDWVVAAGVHVLLDGQQVRPVDRSNRVVNLAAKE, from the coding sequence ATGTTCCGCTATGCATTGCCCCTCGCCGTGCCCGTCAGTCTGGCTTTTTTATTGTCTGCGTGTGGTCATGACGAACCGGTGCCGGTCGCTGTGCGCCCGGCCATGGTCGTGAAGCCAGAGCCTTCGGCCCAGGCGACGGACAGTTATCCCGGCGAAGTGCGGGCCCGTTTCGAGCCGGACCTGGCTTTTCGCATTGGCGGCAAAGTGAGCCGACGACTGGTCGAAGAGGGGCAACGGGTCAAGGCCAACCAGCCCCTGGCCGAACTCGATCCCCAGGACGTGCGCTTGCAACTGGAAGCGACCCGGGCCCAGGTGGCCGCCGCCGAGGCCAACCTGAACCTGGTGCGTGCCGAACGTGATCGCTACAAGACCTTGCTGGACCGGCAGATGGTCAGCCGCTCCCAGTACGACAATGCCGAGAACCTCTACCGCTCCGGCGCCGCGCGGCTCAAGCAGATCCAGGCCGAATTCGACGTCTCCAGCAATCAGGCCAGCTATTCGGTACTGCGGGCGCCCCAGGATGGCGTGGTCGCCCGGCGTTCGGTGGAAGTCGGGCAGGTGGTGCAGGCCGGGCAGACGGTCTTCACCCTCGCCACCGACGGCGAGCGTGAGGTGCTGATCAGTCTGCCGGAACAGAGTTTTGGTCGGTTCAAGATCGGCCAGCCGGTCTCGGTGGAACTGTGGAGCCAGCCTGGTCAGCGTTTCAGCGGGCATATTCGCGAACTCTCGCCGGCTGCCGACCCCAAGTCCCGTACCTTCGCTGCCCGTGTTGCATTTGCCGCGGGCAGCGTCCCGGCCGAGCTGGGCCAGAGCGCCCGGGTGTTTATCCAGACTGTCGACAAGGTGCCTTTGTCGGTGCCGCTATCGGCCCTGACCGCTGAAAACGGCGCGACGTATGTCTGGGTGGTCAACGCTAACAACACCTTGAAGAAAGTCCCGGTGCGGGTCGGCGCCTTCGGTGAAAAGACCGTTCCGGTGCTTGAGGGCCTCAGTGCCAATGACTGGGTGGTGGCGGCCGGCGTGCATGTGCTCCTCGACGGCCAGCAGGTACGGCCGGTGGATCGCTCCAACCGCGTGGTCAACCTGGCGGCCAAGGAGTAA
- a CDS encoding class I SAM-dependent methyltransferase — protein sequence MSEQPAACRIHVEALAPAFQPQAEHWAQRLGLPLQVDEGEFALQVGEHGLQLQQLGPDAPGPVRVDFVEGGAAHRRLYGGGSGQMIAKAVGIAQGVRPRVLDATAGLGKDAFVLASLGCEMSLIERQPLIGALLEDGLTRGAEDFDVAPIVARMRLLKGNSIEVMQNWEGEPPQVIYLDPMFPHREKTALVKKEMRLFRPLVGDDPDAPALLAAALALATHRVVVKRPRKAPCIEGPKPSHGLDGKSSRYDIYPKKALKA from the coding sequence ATGAGTGAGCAACCCGCGGCCTGCCGCATCCACGTCGAGGCCCTGGCCCCGGCCTTCCAGCCTCAGGCCGAGCACTGGGCCCAGCGCCTTGGCCTGCCCTTGCAGGTGGACGAGGGCGAGTTTGCCTTGCAGGTCGGCGAACACGGGTTGCAACTGCAACAACTGGGGCCGGACGCGCCGGGGCCGGTGCGGGTGGATTTTGTCGAGGGTGGCGCGGCCCATCGCCGGTTGTACGGTGGCGGCAGCGGCCAGATGATCGCCAAGGCGGTCGGTATCGCCCAGGGCGTGCGTCCCCGTGTGCTGGATGCCACGGCCGGGTTGGGCAAGGATGCCTTCGTGCTGGCCAGCCTGGGCTGTGAGATGAGCCTGATCGAGCGCCAGCCGCTGATCGGCGCATTACTGGAGGATGGTCTGACCCGTGGCGCGGAGGATTTCGACGTGGCGCCCATCGTGGCCCGCATGCGCTTGCTCAAGGGCAACTCCATCGAGGTGATGCAGAACTGGGAAGGCGAGCCGCCCCAGGTGATCTACCTGGACCCGATGTTCCCACACCGTGAGAAAACCGCCCTGGTGAAGAAGGAGATGCGCCTGTTCCGGCCCTTGGTCGGCGACGACCCCGACGCCCCGGCGCTGCTGGCCGCAGCCCTGGCCCTGGCGACGCACCGGGTGGTGGTCAAGCGCCCGCGCAAGGCGCCATGCATCGAGGGGCCGAAGCCGAGCCATGGGCTCGATGGCAAGTCCAGTCGCTACGATATCTATCCGAAGAAAGCGCTCAAGGCTTGA
- the tsaB gene encoding tRNA (adenosine(37)-N6)-threonylcarbamoyltransferase complex dimerization subunit type 1 TsaB produces the protein MSTLLALDTATEACSVALLHDGKVTSHYEVIPRLHAQKLLPMIQQLLSDAGTTLQAVDAIAFGRGPGAFTGVRIAIGVVQGLAFALERPVLPVSNLAVLAQRALREHGTQQVAAAIDARMDEVYWGCYRETAGEMRLVGAEAVLPPEVAALPAGAEGEWFGAGTGWGYGERIAVNLSGQDASLLPHAEDLLALARFAWERGEAIPADDAQPVYLRDKVATPKSER, from the coding sequence ATGAGCACCTTGCTGGCCCTGGACACCGCGACTGAAGCTTGCTCCGTTGCCCTGCTGCACGACGGCAAGGTCACGAGCCATTACGAGGTGATTCCACGCCTGCACGCCCAGAAACTGTTGCCGATGATCCAGCAATTGCTCAGCGATGCCGGCACCACCTTGCAGGCCGTGGATGCGATTGCCTTTGGCCGTGGCCCGGGGGCCTTCACCGGTGTGCGCATTGCCATCGGCGTGGTGCAAGGGTTGGCATTCGCGCTGGAGCGCCCGGTGTTGCCGGTGTCGAACCTGGCCGTGCTGGCCCAGCGTGCCCTGCGTGAGCACGGCACCCAGCAGGTGGCCGCGGCCATCGATGCGCGCATGGACGAGGTGTACTGGGGCTGCTACCGCGAAACCGCTGGCGAGATGCGCCTGGTGGGTGCCGAAGCGGTGCTGCCGCCCGAGGTAGCGGCACTGCCGGCAGGTGCAGAGGGTGAGTGGTTCGGCGCCGGTACTGGTTGGGGCTACGGCGAGCGCATTGCCGTCAACCTCAGCGGCCAGGACGCCAGCCTGCTGCCCCACGCCGAAGACCTGCTGGCCCTGGCCCGTTTCGCCTGGGAACGCGGCGAAGCCATCCCGGCCGACGATGCCCAGCCGGTGTACCTGCGCGATAAGGTCGCCACGCCGAAGTCGGAGCGATAA